A single Glycine soja cultivar W05 chromosome 14, ASM419377v2, whole genome shotgun sequence DNA region contains:
- the LOC114383767 gene encoding LOB domain-containing protein 13-like isoform X2 — protein sequence MGRKHFYGPTPGTTLNTVTPCAACKLLRRRCAEECPFSPYFSPHEPQKFAAVHKVFGASNVSKMLMEVPEGQRADAANSLVYEANLRLRDPVYGCMGAISALQQQVQTLQAELNAIRAEILKYKYREAASIISSQHVALVSSADAISIAAIPADSSQGLSQPHAHPHPPPPKPLPSPLPKPLPSPSIILSSLSSSSASSVYTPPKSTMSLGSISTTANVPYFV from the exons AACTCCTTGTGCTGCATGCAAGCTTTTGAGAAGAAGGTGTGCTGAAGAATGCCCTTTCTCTCCTTATTTTTCACCACATGAGCCTCAAAAGTTTGCAGCAGTTCACAAGGTGTTTGGTGCAAGCAATGTCTCCAAGATGCTAATG GAGGTACCAGAGGGCCAAAGAGCTGATGCAGCAAATAGCCTTGTTTATGAAGCTAACTTGAGGCTAAGAGATCCTGTATATGGATGCATGGGTGCAATATCAGCTTTGCAGCAACAAGTTCAAACTTTACAAGCAGAACTAAATGCAATAAGGGCAGAGATACTAAAATACAAATATAGAGAGGCTGCAAGTATAATTTCTTCTCAACATGTTGCTTTGGTTTCTTCTGCTGATGCAATATCAATAGCAGCAATTCCTGCAGACTCATCACAAGGTCTTTCTCAACCTCATGCTCATCCTCATCCTCCTCCTCCAAAACCATTGCCTTCTCCTCTACCAAAACCATTGCCTTCTCCTTCTATTATCCTTTCATCCTTGTCTTCATCTTCAGCTTCTTCTGTGTACACTCCTCCTAAAAGCACAATGAGCCTTGGATCCATTTCCACCACTGCAAATGTCCCATACTTTGTTTAG